The stretch of DNA CCTCGGCTACGATTCCGCGCCCCTGCGTCCGCCCGGTTCGACCTGGCGCCTCGCCGGCGCCCGCCTGACGAAGACCGGCCAAGTGCGCAAGCCGGTGACCACCCAGCACCTCGGAACGATGGAGGGGCAGGACCTCGTCCGCGTGCAGGCCCTGGGCGCCGCGCCGGTAGGCGACCCGAAGGGCGCGCCGACGCCGGCCTCGTTCTACCCGCCCCCGGAGAGCCAGGCTCGCTGGGTCGCCGCGCAATGGGGCATGGCGATCGACCTCGACGCCTGCACCGGCTGCAACGCCTGCGTCACCGCCTGCCAGGCGGAGAACAACATCCCCGTGGTCGGGCGCGAGGAGGTCGAGCTCGGCCGCTGGATGGGCTGGCTGCGGGTCGACCGCTACTACGCGGGCGACCTCGACGCGCCAACCACGCATTTCCAGCCGGTACCCTGCATGCATTGCGAGCAGGCGCCCTGCGAGCTCGGCTGCCCCGTGGAGGCGACGCTCCACGACAGCGAGGGCCTGAACCTGCAGGTCTACAACCGCTGCGTCGGTACCCGGACCTGCCAGAGCTACTGCCCCTACAAGGTCCGCCGCTTCAACTACCGCGACTATACCGGCGGCATGACCCCGGTGGAGCAGCAACAGCGCAATCCCGAGGTCACGGTGCGGTCCCGCGGCGTGATGGAGAAGTGCACCTACTGCATCCAGCGCATCACGGCGGCCCGGATCACATCGGCCAAGGACGCCCACGCGCCGATCCCCGACGGGGCCGTGGAGACCGCCTGCCAGGGCGCCTGCCCGACCCGGGCGATCACCTTCGGCAACGTCGCCGATCCGGGAAGCGCCGTCTCGGCCGCCCGGCGGGACACCCGCGAATACGCCCTCCTCGGGCATCTCAACACGCGGCCGCGCACCACCTACCTCGCCGGGCTCGCGCCGGCCGCGGATCCCAACGGGCGGGAGGGCTGAGCATGTCCGGCGCTCTGATCCGGCCCGACGCGACCCTCCCGGGCATCGGCGGCGCGGTCGCGGAGATCCCGCTGACGCATCCCGGTAACCGGCGCTGGTGGATCGCCTTCGCCGGGGCGGCTTCACTCCTCGGCCTGTTCGCGCTCACCCTCGCCTACCTGCTGTACGCGGGCCCCGGGATCTGGGCCAACAACAATGCCGTCGTCTGGGCGCTGGACATCGCGAGCTACGATTGGTGGATCGGCGTCGCCTCCGGCAGCCTACTGGTCTCGGCGATCCTGCTCCTCCTCGGCGCGGAATGGCGCGGGGCCGTGAACCGCATCGCCGAGACCCTGGCGCTGCTCGCAACCGCGGCCGCCGGGCTCTATCCGATCATCCATCTCGGCCGGCCATGGTTCTTCTTCTGGAACCTGCCCTACCCCAACACCTACAATCTCTGGCCGCAGTTCCGCTCGCCACTCCTCTGGGACGCGATCGACATCGTGTCCTTTCTGGTGATCTGCGTGAGCCTCTGGTTCATCGGCCTGCTGCCGGATCTCGCGACGCTGCGCGACCGCGCCCACGTCGAGGCTCTCCGCCAGTCCGACGTGAAGGCGCCGACCCGCAAGCTCGCCCTGCTGCGCGCGCGGGTCTACGGCATCCTCGCCTCGGGCTGGCGCGGCTCGGCGGCCCACTGGCAGATCTGGGTCCAGGCCTACCGGACGGTGGCGCTCCTCGGCGTGCTGCTGGTGGTCTCGGTCCAGACCGGCGCCTCGGTGATGCTGGCGGGCTCGCTGATGCCCGGCTGGCACAGCACGCTGCTGCCGGTGAGCTTCCTGGTCAACGCGGTCTATTCCGGCGTCGGCGTCACGGCGGTGATCGTGATGCTGATCCGCCTCGTCTACGGCCTCGACGCCCTGGTGACGAACCGCCATCTCGACGTGCTCGGGCGGCTGCTGCTCTGCCTCGGCTGCGCCAGCGCCTATTGCTACGCGGCCGAGTATTTCGATACGTTCCTCAACGGCGACGCCGAGGGCCGCGGCGTCCTGGTCCGGCGCATGACCGGCGACCACGCCCTGGTGTCCTGGACGGCGGTCCTGTGCCTCGTCCTGCCCGCGCAGATCCTGTGGTCGGCCCGGGCCCGCACGGCGCCGCTGGCCATCGCGGCGGTCGGTCTCCTCGTGGCGATCGGCGCCTATGCCGACCACGTCATGGTGCTGGTCGTCACCCTGACCCAGGATTTCCTGCCCTCCTCGAGGCTGCCCTACACGACCGACATCTGGGGCATCGCCACCTTCGCGGGCTCGATCGGGCTGTTCCTGACCCTGCTGCTCCTGTTCCTGCGCTACCTGCCGGCCGTCTCGATCGTCGAGAGCCGCCGCCTCGCCCTGACGGTGTCGCCGGCCGCGCAGGAGGCCGCCCGGACCGCGGCGTCCCGGGCCACGGGCCGCCCGGAGGAGAACCCTGTCACCGCGCCCCTGTGGGGCGTGTCGGCGACCTTCGCGAGCCAGGGCGACCTCGCTGCCGCCCTTCAGGCGGTGTCCGGGATCGGCCCGGATCAGGTCCATCTCGACGGGCACGGCCCGGTTCCGATGCCCCGCACCCTGCGGCCCCTGGGCCTGGAGGGCCGCTCGATCCTGCCTTACGCCCTGGCAGGCGCCCTGCTCGGCGGCTTCGGCTTCTTCGCGATGTGCGTCTACGCCACGGCCTACGACTACGTGTTCCTGATCGGCGGCCGCCCGCGCCTGTCCTGGCCGTCCTTCGTGGTCCCGAGCGTATCCTTCGCGATGATGGCAGGCTGCGTGGCGATCCACCTCGCGCTCCTCGTGCTCAACCGTCTGCCCCGCCTGAACCACCCGGCCTTCAACATCCCGGGCTTCCTGCGGGCCTCGGAGGACCGGTTCTTCCTCTCCGCGGAGGCCCGGGGGGACCGGTTCGACGCGGGCCGGATCGAGCGGCGGCTCGCGGCGCTGCCGGCCGAGGCCGGGCGCCCCCTCGAGATCCGGCGGATCCCGCGATGAGGCCCGCCGCCCGCAGCGCCGTGCCGCTCGCCTTCCTCGTACTGGCGCCTCTGGCAGCCTGCGGCGAGGCCGACATGGCCGATCAGGCCCGGGCCAAAACCTGGGACAAGAACCCGTTCTTCCCCCGCGAGATCACCATGCGCCAGCCGGTGGCCGGCACCGTGCCGCGGCTCGATCCGGCCCGCGCGGCGCCGCAGCCGCAGATGATCAGCCGGGCGCTGCTCGACCAGGGCCGCGAGCGCTACGGGGTGTTCTGCACCCCCTGCCACGGGCAGGACGGGCGCGGCGCTGGAATGGTCGTGGCCCGGGGCTTCCCGTCCGCCGGCGATCTCACCGCCGGGCCCGTGCGGGCGGCCGCCGCGTCCGACCTCTACGACGCGATCGCGAACGGCCGGAGGGCGATGTTCGGCATGGCGCAGATGATCCCCTCGACCGACCGCTGGGCGATCGTCGCCTATGTCCGCGCCCTCCAGCTCAGCCAGGACGCCCCGGTGGCGAGCCTGCCCGCGGCGGATCGCGCGCGGCTGGAGGCGACGCCGTGAGGCGGCCTGCCCTCGCCGGCCTCGCCGGCCTCGTCCTCCTGGCCGTCTGCCTGATCGCGGGCGGCTGGCGCGGGGCGGCGGCCTCGTATCTCGCGGCGTGGCTGGTCCTCCTCGCGTTGCCGGTCGGCGCCCTGCCGGTGGTCATCGTCGCCGAGCGCTTCGGCCAGCGGGTCCGCGAGCGCGGCGGTATCGAGATGCTGGCGGGCCTGCGCCGGCTGATGGCGCTGCTGCCGGCCGCGACCGTGCTGGCGCTGCCGTTGCTGGCCGCCGCGCCCCTGCTCTATCCCTGGGTGAGCGCCCCGGCGCGCACGCCTTTGGCCGCCCTGTGGTTCACGGTGCCGTTCTTCGTGGTCCGGGTGATCGTCTACCTCGCGGCCTGGACCTGGCTGGCGCTGCGCTTCGCCCGCCCGTTCGCCGCGCCCGGCGAGGGGCGGACCGTGACGGCGGTCGGGTTGCACGCGGTCATCGGCACGCTGTTCGTCACCGACGTCGTCGCCTCCCTGGATCCGCGGCTCGATTCCACCCTCCTGGGCCT from Methylobacterium sp. PvR107 encodes:
- a CDS encoding cytochrome c, producing MRPAARSAVPLAFLVLAPLAACGEADMADQARAKTWDKNPFFPREITMRQPVAGTVPRLDPARAAPQPQMISRALLDQGRERYGVFCTPCHGQDGRGAGMVVARGFPSAGDLTAGPVRAAAASDLYDAIANGRRAMFGMAQMIPSTDRWAIVAYVRALQLSQDAPVASLPAADRARLEATP
- a CDS encoding quinol:electron acceptor oxidoreductase subunit ActD, coding for MSGALIRPDATLPGIGGAVAEIPLTHPGNRRWWIAFAGAASLLGLFALTLAYLLYAGPGIWANNNAVVWALDIASYDWWIGVASGSLLVSAILLLLGAEWRGAVNRIAETLALLATAAAGLYPIIHLGRPWFFFWNLPYPNTYNLWPQFRSPLLWDAIDIVSFLVICVSLWFIGLLPDLATLRDRAHVEALRQSDVKAPTRKLALLRARVYGILASGWRGSAAHWQIWVQAYRTVALLGVLLVVSVQTGASVMLAGSLMPGWHSTLLPVSFLVNAVYSGVGVTAVIVMLIRLVYGLDALVTNRHLDVLGRLLLCLGCASAYCYAAEYFDTFLNGDAEGRGVLVRRMTGDHALVSWTAVLCLVLPAQILWSARARTAPLAIAAVGLLVAIGAYADHVMVLVVTLTQDFLPSSRLPYTTDIWGIATFAGSIGLFLTLLLLFLRYLPAVSIVESRRLALTVSPAAQEAARTAASRATGRPEENPVTAPLWGVSATFASQGDLAAALQAVSGIGPDQVHLDGHGPVPMPRTLRPLGLEGRSILPYALAGALLGGFGFFAMCVYATAYDYVFLIGGRPRLSWPSFVVPSVSFAMMAGCVAIHLALLVLNRLPRLNHPAFNIPGFLRASEDRFFLSAEARGDRFDAGRIERRLAALPAEAGRPLEIRRIPR